TCGGTATCGATTAAGATGTTCGAAACAATGTTTCGATAGTCGATACCGTCGGGCGCAGGGATCTCCACTGGGCCGATTGCGCGCTCGTCGTCAGGTGCAATCTTGGTGTAGAACCATTTCGGATCCATAGGATGCTGATTCCAACTTATATGCAGCGTGTCACCATCATCTATTGTGAGTTCCGGGTCCTGCGCAACTTCGCCTTCATATCCATCTGCAAGAAAGTGGAGGGTATCGATCAACTCTCCTTCGAAAGTCCACCTGCCATATGCCAGGAAGTAGTCGCGCCACCTACGGACCGGATCCCAAAGTTCAGTGCGCGACAGTATAACAAGTCGCTCTTGCGAATCGATAGACATCCGCGGTGCGCCGTAAAAATGTCCGACAGATTGGACGATTCCTTCCAATCGCACGGTCTGAATGTGCTCACCATCCGATGTGAACATCGTGTGGAAGAGTTCCTCCCCACCCCACAGCAAGTGAACGTTTTCATTGCGATCTAAGCAGACATCCCAGCAATGTCCTCCCCGATCCTCATCTTGCGGGAAGAAGAGCCCTATCGGAAGTGGATCTGTTAAGGCCTGCCCGAACTTGTCGAACTTCTGGTATGCCGCTTGACTTCCAAATTGACCTTCAAGTCCTGCACGGCCAACTTTGTAGCCCATGTGGATCACATCGCGGCTGTCAACGACGATTCTAAAGAGGCTTCCGCTCATATGCATACGACCGACGTTGGTCAACTGCACCTCCTCCGACCACTGCCTCGCCTCCGCCGGGCAGGGTCCTCCCGTCGCCCCCAGGACCGCCAGCGCGAGCCATAGCCCCCACGTCCGCCTATGTCTTGTCGTCCGCTTCATACCCTATAACCTAATGCCACCCGGCTGCAAAATCAAGTCTGCTTCGTTTTGCACTTCCTCCGACCTCTGCCCGTCCTCGCCGAAGACGTAGGTCGCAGCCATGGCGTCTCCGGCAGTCAGGCTAAAAAAGAAGAGAGAGAGAGAGAGAGACGAT
The Calditrichota bacterium DNA segment above includes these coding regions:
- a CDS encoding T9SS type A sorting domain-containing protein, with protein sequence MKRTTRHRRTWGLWLALAVLGATGGPCPAEARQWSEEVQLTNVGRMHMSGSLFRIVVDSRDVIHMGYKVGRAGLEGQFGSQAAYQKFDKFGQALTDPLPIGLFFPQDEDRGGHCWDVCLDRNENVHLLWGGEELFHTMFTSDGEHIQTVRLEGIVQSVGHFYGAPRMSIDSQERLVILSRTELWDPVRRWRDYFLAYGRWTFEGELIDTLHFLADGYEGEVAQDPELTIDDGDTLHISWNQHPMDPKWFYTKIAPDDERAIGPVEIPAPDGIDYRNIVSNILIDTEHRIIMRLLVHSNGWLTITDNLIQCLPNFELRYDQIIEGEGRGGFWGQLVFNPNRDRIYMAAGRVFPQFPRFGTSFASFDLDGNYIDSLQFIERRGTNTRRMALFSDSSVAVLWADSRWNNNNTGDEIFMRYSPLPNRVAKERPILPPDKSSLIAYPNPSNGSVIIQFTAQRSGEYHLSMVDLQGREIWSSRFAVNSPQTKIIQWNGNNRYGNPAPSGNYQCKVEGASTSVSIIIKRIR